The stretch of DNA ACGCTGGTTTTTGGCTGCGACGACTGCGCTGGCGATGCTTTTTTCAGTTTCCACCAACACGCCGAGCAAATAATCGTAGCCGAACACTTTGCCCACCCAATTGAGCGTGCGGGCGCGCCACGATGGGTTGGGCATTGCGACGCCGGGGTTTTGTTTCAAAAAATGCTGCGCATGGCTGCGTTCGATTTCAGCCAGACCTCTGAATATGTTGGCTATGTCAGGGTTGTCTTCGTGTTCCGCTACTTTGTCGTAGAGCCACGCCGTGTCAATCTCGGTTTGAAGGTTTTCGAGCGATTTGTTTTTCATAAAATGCTGTTTTTTTTAGAGGCTGTTTTAAAACCCCTGCCGGGGTGGGAAGGCTCAGATTTTGGGGATAATCAAGGGTCATTTTTTGACTAATATCGGGGCATATTCGCCAAAAATAGCCGATGGATGGCACCAAAAGATGGGTCTTCCCGCCCGGTGAGGGGTTTTAAAACAGCCTCTTAGATTTTCTAACGCGCTTGCGCGTCCCTTTCCGCCAGTCTTTTTATGTTTTTCAACTCCGCCGTCTGCATGACGGCGTGAACGGGCGGGTAAATTACGTTGCCCATCAGCCAATCGGCCCATTTCGGTGCCAATGCCCCTCGCACACGGGTGAGGAGGCGCGTCGCGTCAAGGCCAATGGGTTGCAACACGAATGCCCAAGACATCTTGAAAGGGCCGCCCCCGAACATACTTTGCTCGTATTCGCCGCCGATGACAAAATGTTGCGCTTGCCCGACAGCATACACATCGAAAAAGCCATCCCGCGCGGGCGTGGCAGCCAGCTTGTCGCCCACTTTTCGCGTTTCCCAGCCTTCCACGAGGTGGTCAACGCTGGGCTTGCCGCCATTGTCCAATATATCAATGCTGTACCAGCCGCCCCGGTCGCAGCCCAGCTGCATCAGGTAGCGCCACACGATGGAGGGGGGGGCTTCAATGTCCAAAGAGTGGGTCATTTGGTGCCGGGCTTCGGGGATGCGGTCGTCGCCGGGCAGTGCGATTTCCTCCTCGTCGGGCAGTTTCATTTTGCCAAGTTCAGCCTGCAAATGCGACATGGCCGCGCTGCGAATCGGCTTTGAGCCGAGGCCGATGACGGCGTAGTAGCGTTCGAGGTGTGCCCAACTCTCGTCGTCGGTGGCGGTAGTGCGCAATTCGAGGCAGACGGTGCTGCCCTCGCCGAAAGGCTCGACCGAAATCGCCCAAGCCAATTTGCCCCAACCCGGCTCGTTGAAATCGCGGAAGTCGGAAGGCTTCACCGAAGCGAAAGGAATGTTCAAATGCCAGAATTGGCCGACTGAGCCTACCACCACCTCGCGGCTCGGAATTTCTTCCAAAATCATAAAGCCAGTGCCTCGCCGCGCCACTTGGTCCACGCTGACGCTGCGGTCTTCTTCCGTTCTTTTTTTGCCTTTCAACCAATCTGGAATGGCGCGAATGTCGAACAACAGCCGCACCCAGGGCATCTCGGCGGCGTCGAAATGGCGGGCGGCTTGCCAAGCGACTTCGGGTTTGGCTTTCACAAAAATCCGGTTGATTTCGGTGTGGCGGGGGTTGGGCAGGTAGTGTTGGATGCTGCGCATGGTGAAAGATTTTTAGCCACGAAGGCACTAAGGCGCGAAGTTTTTTAAAGGGGTGTCTGAGGGTCACAAGTACTGTTCCGGGAGGCATCGGAAGGCTGTTCCGACGTATAACAAGGCATCCTCTTAGCGCCTTTGCGCCTTCGTGGCAGACTCATTGTATTGAATGTCCGCGATTTCCAATTTCAGCCAAGTGAAATCGCCGTCTTTCAATTTCCACGTTATCTCGCTTTTGTAAGGCACCCGAACGCCGCCGAACTCGCGGTAGCCTTTGTTGACTACGAGCCAGTCTTCCAGCGTTGCGCCTTCTTTGCGGTCGTAGTAGCGTTTTGCCTCAAAACTCGCCATGTCGCCCTCGACATTGAACCTAAAAATGCCCGATGCCGTGATGCCGCCGAAAGTCATGGTAGCTTTGGCGGATAGGGTATCCAGCTGTTCCCATTGAATCTGCTCGCTCAACGCTGCGGACGGCCACCAGCATATTTCGGCCAGATTGCGCAGCATCGTCCCTTGGTCGGTCTCGGGGCCTTTCGCGTCGGCGATGGGATAGAGCGACAGCAGTTTGATGAGCATATTGCCGCGCCCGTCCACATATTTGTCGCGTCCGGCGAGCGTCATGCCCGGCGCGGCTTGTATTTGGGTCGTCCAGATGAAACCCGGCTTGTCCAAAGTGTTCCATTGCTCGGCCTCGAAGGGAATCCAGCTGCCGTCGGGCTTGGTTTTCATCTCGCCCGTTTGTTTCAAATGCGCGATTTGGACAAGTTCTTTGCCAACGACACCAGAGCGCTCGAGCCACCGCTGCACCACTGGCGGCAAGGGCGCGAGCGTTTCCTTTGTTAAAATCGTTCTTGCAGAAATTTCTTTTGGGAAAAACGCGGCTAATTCCTTCTTGACCATTGTGTTGAAACTCCAGCTCCCGTAAGCAAGCACGATGCCTGCGAGGGCAATGATATTGGCCAAGGTTCCAAATTTGGCATCGCGCCATTGGGTGAAAATCAGGATTTGCGAGAGCAGAACTGCCGGAACGGCCACCATCCACCACCAGTCTTTTTTCAAAAATAAAAACAACACGGAGGCGATAAACAGCAAGGCGACAACGAGCCATAGCACGCCTGATGTTTTGGAAAAACTGCCCGCGAGCTGCGGCACGTCGGCCAATTTGAAGGCTTTTGCAAAACCCATTAAGTGGATTAGGCCGTGAATGAGAAGGATAAGAGCAAAGAGGAGGCGCATAGGTTGTTCGTTGTTCGTTGTTCGTTGTTTGTTGTTCGTTGTTTGTTGGTGGTTGTTTGTTGTTCGTTGTTTGTTGGTGGTTGTTTGTTGTTCGTTGGTGGTTGTTTGTTGTTCGTTGGTGGTTGTTCGTTGTTTGTTGGTGGTTGTTTGTTGTTCGTTGTTTGTTGTTCGTTGTTTGTTGTTTGTTGGTGGTTGTTTGTTGTTTGTTGTTCGTTGTTCGTTGTTTGTTGGTGGTTGTTTGTTGTTCGTTGTTCGTTGTTTGTTGTTCGTTATTTGTTGTTTGTTGGTGGTTGTTCGTTGTTTGTTGTTTGTTGGTGGTTGTTTGTTGTTTGTTGTTTGTTGGTGGTTGTTCGTTGTTTGTTGGTGGTTGTTCGTTGTTTGTTGTTCGTTGTTTGTTGCTTGTTGTTACTGTTTGTTGGGTTTCAGGTGCCATAGCAAGACTGTAAGACTCACCGTGCTGCCGATGGCGACAAAGAGGTAGAATGGCAGAAATTCGTCTTTTTGGGGCGCGTCGGTCAGCACCAGCCGCAGGGCTGCCGTGCTCAACACCAGTCCGTAGGTGGTGCCTTTCACGAGCATCATGGCACCGAGCACGAAGCCCCATGCCTTGCGCTGCCAAAGCCACACGGCGGCCAAGATGGTGGCGGGCACCACGAACGACAAATCCAACGCGAAAATCAGGCTCGGTGCCTCGGGCACTATGCCCGTGAAGACGAATCGGATGCTTTGCCCGCCCTCTATGAGAAGCAAGGGCGCAGCAAGGAAAACGAGGAACAAGACAATCCACGGGAGCGTTTTATGTCCGCTAAAATGGCTGGCAATAGCGTCCGCGTCCAATCGGGACAATCCAAAGATGAGCGCATAAGCCGAGAGGGTGAAGAGCGCCACATAAAGCAGGAAAAACGCATTGAAGGCTGCCCCAAACAGGTAAAAGGCGTAGTTGTAGAGCATATAGAGCAGCAGGCCCATCCATATCAATTGCGCCCGTTGAGCGCCGCGCCCATTGCATCGCTACCGACAAGGCGGGCGATGCCACCACCAAAGTCACCCAGTCGTTGGTAAACCAAGCGTTTTTGATAAAATCGCTGTCGCGGTAGAGGTTGCCAATGAACAAGCCGCCCAACGACGCAACGACCGCCAGCACGACGATGAGCCACGAGAGTGAATAGGCGGTGCGGAAGTGATTGTTTTTCATTTTTCAAAAATTTGATAGTGACGCATGGTGCTTGGCCAGAGCGTAAAAATCAAAATGAGCAGCCCCACGGCGAGGTAAGCGGGTTGGAGCCACGAGCTTGCCACCATGGTGATTTGCACGGTTATCCAAATAATGATGATGATGCCGGAAAACAGCGAATACGTCCAGCCCCAATGTTTGTCGCGATAGATGTTGAAGATATTGGCCCAAGACCAGTTGGGTTTCAGCAACAAACCCGCCGCCGCAAAAAGTGGGAATAGGCCATTGAAAACAAACAGGATGAGGCCCGGCAGGAAAAAACTGCCAAATGGGGATTGACTCAACCACTCGGGCGGCATTCTGAAGATTTCGGGTTGGGTCATCAAAACCCACCCGCCAAATGCGGCGCTGATGCCCAGCAGCAGCAAAAGCAGAAAAAGCGGGTAAAAAGCAAGAGGTCGTGCCATCAGTATGTGCGTTTCGGGGACAAAACTATTCGTGTCGAGGAGGCTGACTGAATGACAAGGGTTAGTGCCCGCGCTGACTTTTATCGGCCAAGCAACGAGATGGGGGGCGGCAGGACGACCTACCTTGCAATAACATATACCTTGCAAAAACGATTGTCGGTCGAAATTTTTAAGCCTATATGCAACCAAAGGCCGTGATTGGGGTCGCATTCATCCAGAGCAAAAACAGGTCTCTGACAAAAACAACTTTTCTATTATGGCTATGACAACAACCATCCGATGGTCGGTCGCCCTATTGCTGTGCAATTTGCTGGGCGCGCTGCAAGCTCAAGATTTCAACATCACTTATCGCTCCCGAATCAACTACCCCGGCCAGACCTGCGCCAATGTAGGCGGGTGGGCTGGCGGCGGTCGGGAATATGCGCTCGTCGGCGCCTCCAAAGGGCTTGGCATCGTGGATGTCACCGACCCCGACAATCCCGTGAAAATCGTGCAGGTGCCTGGCCCCGACAATTTTTGGAGAGAGGTGAAGACTTACAAGCATTTTGCCTACGTCACCACCGAAGGCGGACAAGGACTTCAGATTATTGACCTCAGTGACCTGCCGTCGCCTACGCTCGATTACCATTCCTACACCGGTGATGGCGCCATTGCCGGCCAGTTGAACACTATCCACGCGCTGCACATTGACACCACCAAAGGGTATGCTTATTTGTACGGCACCAATTTGTTCAATGGTGGCGCGGTGGTGCTCGACCTGAACGCCGACCCTTACCACCCCACGTTCGTTGGGAAATACGACCTGTTCGGATATGTCCATGATGGCTGGGTAGACAATGACACGCTCTATGCGTCCCATATTTACTTTGGTATTTTTGCCATTGTTGACATGACCAACAAGGCAAGCCCCAACTTGCTCGGGGCACATCCGACACCCAATAGTTTCACACACAACACTTGGCTGTCGCAAGACCGCCGCTATGTGTTCACCACCGACGAGGTGAGCGATTCCTATCTGGCCTCTTTCGATGTGAGCGACCCGGAAGACATCAAGCTGCTGGACAAGATACAGGCCAATCCCGGCTCCAACTCTATCGTGCACAATACGCATGTGCTGGAAAATTACGCCATCACGTCGTGGTATTCCGACGGGGTCAGCATCGTGGACATCACGCGTCCCAATAATTTGGTGCAAGTCGGCTGGTACGACAACGCGCCCACGCTGACGGGCAGCGGGTTCATCGGCTGTTGGGGGGTCTATCCCTATTTGCCTTCCGGCCACCTCGTCGCTACCCACATACACGGCCCCAACAACAGTGGCGGGGAGCTTTGGGTGCTGACTCCCACCTACCAACGGGCTTGCTATTTGGAAGGAGAAGTGACCAATGCGCTCGACGGGATGCCAATCAGCAACGCCTTGGTGGAGATACTGGGCAGTGCGGCGAAAGAATCCACCTCGCTTGCAGGCCAATATACTCTCGGCCAAGCCACCCCCGGTTCGGTACAGGTGAGGGTCAGCAAGTTGGGTTTCGACCCCATCACCGTCACCGCTGTGCTGAAAGAAGGCGAGGTGACATTGCTGGATTTTGCGCTCACCCCAGCGCCCACCGCCACCATTAGTGGCAATGTGCTTGATGCCGCCACCGGATGGGCAGTGCCTTATGCGCATGTGGCCGCGCTCAACAACCAAATTGAATTTGAGACTATCGCGGACGGCAATGGCCAATTCGTCTTGCCGGGCATATTCTACGGAAACTACACGGTGGTGGCAGGCGCGTGGGGATACAACTACGCGACAAGGAACAACCAAAACCTGCAAGCCGACCAGACCTACAGCCTCGAACTCGACAGAGGCTACCGCGACGATTTCGTCTTCGACTACGGGTGGGAAGTGAGCGGCACCTCCACCGAAGGCATCTGGGAAATCGGCGTGCCGCTTGGCATCAACGTCGGCATCGTATTGGTGCCCAATACCGATTGGAACAGCGACATAGGCCACAAATGCTACATCACGGGAAATGCCTCCGCTGCCGTGGACGAAGACGACGTGGAAAGTGGCACGATGAACCTCATATCCCCGCCGATGGACCTGACGACCTACAACGACCCAAAAATGAGAGGTGTATTGTTTTTCACAAACTTCACGCAAGACCAGCAGTCGCTCGATTCCATCCGCGTCTATGTGAGCAACGGTATTGAGGAAAAATTGATGTTGACCTACCCCGGCACCCTGACCAACTGGCGGGTCATCAACGAGCGCCTCAAACCCCACATCAGCATCACCGACAGTATGCGCGTTCGCATCGAATGTTTCGACAACCCCGCCTATCAAGGGTTCGATTCCTACGAAGCGGCGTTCGATTTCTTCTGGATTCAGGAAGGCAATCCCGTCGGCACCGACGAGCCGTTGCTCGAGGCCACCATGCTCGCACGCCCCAACCCTTTTCGAGACCAAGTGCTTATCGAGTACAACTCACCCAATAGCGGAGAGCAGCTGCTCAATTTGTACGACTTGTTCGGGCGCTTGGTCGAGTCCGAGTCGCTTGCAGGTGGGGAAGGAGCCATCGTGGTGGGGCACAAGTTGCAGCCCGGTGTCTATTTTGCCCGTTTGGAGCAAAATGGCCAAGTGAGCAAAAGCGTTCGGGTCGTGAAGGTGCATTGAGAAAAGATGCTTCGCAAGCAATTTTTTCCTCGACAGGATTTACGGGGTTCACAGGTTATTTCTCCCAAAAGGGTGTATTTCATGTTGTTGCTTTTGTGCGCCGGGAAGCAATTCCGGCATATCTCGGAACAGCGCTCCGATTTGCACGCGACAATTTGAAATGCACCCCTCCGCAAATGGGCACAAAACCTGTAAATCTTGTAAATCCTGTCAAAGTTCAAACTCACCCTATCAGCCAATACGTCAGAAAAACCACCCCCACCAACAACACCAACCCAAAGCCCAGCAACACCGGGCGGCGCAATTCCGCAGCCCCGTTGAACACACTGACCAAAAGTTTGAAAACCGAATTGGACATCACGGCCAACAAGATGATGATGGCCGCTTGGCGGTTCGAGTCGGGCGTGGCAGCGGCCCATTTGGAGGTGCTAATAGTGATGGCATCCATGTCGGCAATGCCCGCCAACGCGCCAGAAAGATATGTGAGGGTAGTGCCCAACCATTGTCTCGAACCAAACATGAGCAGGGTGACGCCAATGTAGAGCAGCACGAAAAAGACAGCGTTTTTGATGTCCAGCGGGTTGCCCGGTTCAAGTTGTGGGGTCTCGCTTTCCATGCTGCGGTTGCGCAACAAATTCCAGCTGGGCAACAGGCTGACCAACAACATAAGCAACAGCGCCGGAAACAGCATCCATGCCACCGGATAATGGAACACGGTGGTCAGCATGAATACCCGAACGAACATGATGGTGGAGGCCAACACAATACCCGCGCCGAAGGCCGGTGCCACATCTTTTCGCTCACGGCTTCTCGCAGAAAAAACCCACGCTATCAGGGTGGAAGAAAACAATCCGCCGAGCACGGCAGTCAGCATAATCCCCTTGTGGGGGCTGCCAAATTTCAGCATCAAATAACCCGCAAAACTGATGGACAGCACCAACACCACTATCCACCCCATGTCGCGCAAGTTGAGCAAACCCGCTGGCCCAAATGGTTCATCAGGCAATAAAGGCAGGATGAGCAGCGCCAACACGATAAACTTGATGAAGGCGAACAGCTCCTCCTGTGTGATGCGCCGGATGATGCCGTGCAGCTGCTCTTTCAGCGAAAGTATCAGCGTGGTGAGCACCACCACCGCCAGCGCCTCCCGCATATAGCCTGCTGCGATGGCCACCCCCAACACGAGCGTCACGAGCAGCGCCACCTCCGTGGTCAAGCCCATGTTGCCCTCCATCGCCTGCTTGTGGTAAGCCACCGCTACCAACAAAAAAAAGCCCGCCAGCACACAGATTAGCACCGACATATAGTTCTGCGCGGCTACCCACGCCGTCACATAGCCCAACACGGCGACGAGGGCAAAGGTGCGGATGCCGCCCAGATGCCCCGGCTTGTCGTGCGTGTTGAACTCGCGTTCCAACCCGATGATGAGGCCCACCCCCGCCGCCACCAGCAAACCGATGAAAAAGGGGGTCAGCACCGTGTTCAGAGAATCAAGCCAATCCATAATTCGCCCAAAAGTATCAATGTTTTCAACTCGCGTCGCTGACAAAAATCACCCGCTTGGGTGACGGGTGTTTGGGCAGGCCCGCCCGGGCGCCCTTAATTTTGCCACCAAACAAAAAAACTTGACACATGCAGAACATCATCGTGCCTACCGACTATTCCGACAACGCCAACAATGCCATGCACTATGCCGCCGCGCTGGCGCAAGCCACAGGGGCGCGGCTGGTGCTCTATCACGCATTTGCCTACCCCATCATCACGACCGATGTGCCCTACGAGGTCGAAAAATACATTGATGAAATACAGACCAGCGATAGAGCGACCTTGCAGGAAATCAAACGGGAACTGGAGCGACAGTATCCCATTGAGGTGAAGTGCATCAGTCAGGCAGGTTCGGTGTCGTATCATTTGCAGGAAATCGCGCAGCGCGAAAACGGCGATTTGGTGGTGATGGGGCTGCGCGGCTCCAATCCTGCCCTCAACATACTCATGGGCAGCACGACGTTCGAGGTGATGCGTCAGGGAAAATTCCCACTGCTGATCGTACCCAAAAATGCGCGTTTCAGCCCGCCCAAACGCCTGCTCTTTGCTTGCGACAATCCGTGGGTGGGGTTGGAAGCCACCGTGAAGCCGCTGAAAGACATCGCCACCGCCTTTGGCGCCGCCATCGAAGTGTTCACGGTGGTGGAGCCGACAGTCCCCTCCACCGCGCCCAAGCCAGCGCGCCCCAGCAACCTTGAGCAGCATTTTGAAAAAATCCAGCACATCTACACTTTCGAGGAAACAGCAGAGGTGCGCGCGAGCATCCTCGAAAGCATCCGCGAAAGCAATGCCGACATATTGGCCATGATTCCGCGACACC from Saprospiraceae bacterium encodes:
- a CDS encoding SRPBCC family protein produces the protein MRSIQHYLPNPRHTEINRIFVKAKPEVAWQAARHFDAAEMPWVRLLFDIRAIPDWLKGKKRTEEDRSVSVDQVARRGTGFMILEEIPSREVVVGSVGQFWHLNIPFASVKPSDFRDFNEPGWGKLAWAISVEPFGEGSTVCLELRTTATDDESWAHLERYYAVIGLGSKPIRSAAMSHLQAELGKMKLPDEEEIALPGDDRIPEARHQMTHSLDIEAPPSIVWRYLMQLGCDRGGWYSIDILDNGGKPSVDHLVEGWETRKVGDKLAATPARDGFFDVYAVGQAQHFVIGGEYEQSMFGGGPFKMSWAFVLQPIGLDATRLLTRVRGALAPKWADWLMGNVIYPPVHAVMQTAELKNIKRLAERDAQAR
- a CDS encoding choice-of-anchor B family protein, encoding MAMTTTIRWSVALLLCNLLGALQAQDFNITYRSRINYPGQTCANVGGWAGGGREYALVGASKGLGIVDVTDPDNPVKIVQVPGPDNFWREVKTYKHFAYVTTEGGQGLQIIDLSDLPSPTLDYHSYTGDGAIAGQLNTIHALHIDTTKGYAYLYGTNLFNGGAVVLDLNADPYHPTFVGKYDLFGYVHDGWVDNDTLYASHIYFGIFAIVDMTNKASPNLLGAHPTPNSFTHNTWLSQDRRYVFTTDEVSDSYLASFDVSDPEDIKLLDKIQANPGSNSIVHNTHVLENYAITSWYSDGVSIVDITRPNNLVQVGWYDNAPTLTGSGFIGCWGVYPYLPSGHLVATHIHGPNNSGGELWVLTPTYQRACYLEGEVTNALDGMPISNALVEILGSAAKESTSLAGQYTLGQATPGSVQVRVSKLGFDPITVTAVLKEGEVTLLDFALTPAPTATISGNVLDAATGWAVPYAHVAALNNQIEFETIADGNGQFVLPGIFYGNYTVVAGAWGYNYATRNNQNLQADQTYSLELDRGYRDDFVFDYGWEVSGTSTEGIWEIGVPLGINVGIVLVPNTDWNSDIGHKCYITGNASAAVDEDDVESGTMNLISPPMDLTTYNDPKMRGVLFFTNFTQDQQSLDSIRVYVSNGIEEKLMLTYPGTLTNWRVINERLKPHISITDSMRVRIECFDNPAYQGFDSYEAAFDFFWIQEGNPVGTDEPLLEATMLARPNPFRDQVLIEYNSPNSGEQLLNLYDLFGRLVESESLAGGEGAIVVGHKLQPGVYFARLEQNGQVSKSVRVVKVH
- a CDS encoding MgtC/SapB family protein; protein product: MDWLDSLNTVLTPFFIGLLVAAGVGLIIGLEREFNTHDKPGHLGGIRTFALVAVLGYVTAWVAAQNYMSVLICVLAGFFLLVAVAYHKQAMEGNMGLTTEVALLVTLVLGVAIAAGYMREALAVVVLTTLILSLKEQLHGIIRRITQEELFAFIKFIVLALLILPLLPDEPFGPAGLLNLRDMGWIVVLVLSISFAGYLMLKFGSPHKGIMLTAVLGGLFSSTLIAWVFSARSRERKDVAPAFGAGIVLASTIMFVRVFMLTTVFHYPVAWMLFPALLLMLLVSLLPSWNLLRNRSMESETPQLEPGNPLDIKNAVFFVLLYIGVTLLMFGSRQWLGTTLTYLSGALAGIADMDAITISTSKWAAATPDSNRQAAIIILLAVMSNSVFKLLVSVFNGAAELRRPVLLGFGLVLLVGVVFLTYWLIG
- a CDS encoding universal stress protein, coding for MQNIIVPTDYSDNANNAMHYAAALAQATGARLVLYHAFAYPIITTDVPYEVEKYIDEIQTSDRATLQEIKRELERQYPIEVKCISQAGSVSYHLQEIAQRENGDLVVMGLRGSNPALNILMGSTTFEVMRQGKFPLLIVPKNARFSPPKRLLFACDNPWVGLEATVKPLKDIATAFGAAIEVFTVVEPTVPSTAPKPARPSNLEQHFEKIQHIYTFEETAEVRASILESIRESNADILAMIPRHHPVWQYLFGKSDTLSVALQTTIPLLALAENPL